In the genome of Polaribacter sp. MED152, one region contains:
- a CDS encoding endonuclease/exonuclease/phosphatase family protein, with protein sequence MKNLFKIILRLLGLLIIALVVFYFWASSPSLEESEYSSITHNSSMATGENDSVFSIATYNIGYLSGMTNNRPVPKPKSLFKANLQKVKKETQAVNPDIIAFQEIDYNASRSYHINQEEEVASLGYNYSARTVNWDENYLPFPYWPISMHFGKVISGQSILSKYPLANQERVVLSRVEDSPFYRDAFYLERLAQIVKANINGKEIVIINIHLEAFDKPTRAKQFQEVEAIFNKYKNDYPTLLLGDFNARARDKSSVVQTFFKDDNIGNAAFNYDAIANTFDTKDPYERIDYIFYTKETIEYVSGRVLNEYEQASDHLPVFMKFKLK encoded by the coding sequence ATGAAGAATTTATTTAAAATAATTTTACGTCTTTTAGGGTTGCTAATTATTGCATTGGTTGTTTTTTATTTTTGGGCATCATCACCCAGTTTAGAGGAAAGTGAGTATTCAAGTATAACTCATAATTCGAGTATGGCAACAGGTGAAAATGATTCCGTTTTTAGCATAGCAACTTATAATATTGGTTATTTAAGTGGAATGACGAATAACAGACCTGTACCAAAGCCAAAAAGTTTATTTAAGGCCAATTTACAAAAGGTAAAAAAAGAAACACAGGCTGTAAATCCAGATATTATTGCTTTTCAAGAAATTGATTATAACGCATCACGCTCTTATCATATAAATCAGGAAGAAGAAGTTGCAAGTTTAGGCTACAATTACAGTGCAAGAACTGTAAATTGGGATGAAAACTATTTACCTTTTCCTTATTGGCCAATTAGTATGCATTTTGGTAAAGTAATTTCTGGGCAATCTATTCTAAGTAAATATCCTTTAGCAAATCAAGAAAGAGTGGTACTTTCTAGAGTAGAAGATTCTCCTTTTTATAGAGATGCTTTTTATTTAGAAAGGTTGGCTCAAATTGTAAAAGCCAATATTAATGGTAAAGAAATTGTAATTATAAATATTCATTTAGAAGCTTTTGATAAACCAACAAGAGCAAAACAATTTCAAGAAGTAGAGGCTATTTTTAATAAATACAAAAACGATTATCCAACTCTACTTTTAGGTGATTTTAACGCTAGAGCTAGAGATAAGTCATCTGTAGTACAAACGTTTTTTAAGGATGATAACATAGGAAATGCGGCTTTTAATTATGATGCAATTGCCAATACTTTTGATACAAAAGATCCTTATGAAAGAATTGATTACATTTTTTACACAAAAGAAACTATAGAATATGTTTCAGGTCGTGTATTGAATGAATATGAACAGGCTTCAGATCACCTACCAGTTTTTATGAAGTTTAAGTTAAAATAA